The Calothrix sp. PCC 7507 DNA segment GCAGGGGCGTTGTTGGTTTTATTAGTATTGAGTCAGATACTACCACAATCCATGAAATGCAATTTTCAGATGAATTGTCTTACTCGGCTACCAGAAGGAGAAGGAACAACAGGACGAACAACATCTACATCTACATATACACCTGCACCTACATCCACAGTAGCTGCTGACCAATTAATCAGTGCGGGAAACAAGCGAATTTACGGAAGTATAAAGCTTACTGATAATTATGAGCGGCTAAAAGTAGAGGGCATTAGACTGTTTGACAAACGACAATATCAGCAGGCGCATGATAAGTTTCAAGAAATTCGTAATCAAGCAAAAACAATTCCTCAGCAGGCAGAACAAAGTGAGACAGTTCGTAAAAAGGCTCTAGCTGCTCTACAAGATCCCGAAGTTGTAATTTATCACAATAATGCTATAGCCAGATTACGACATGAACGTGGACAGCCAATTTATACTATCGCTGTTGCCATTCCAGTCAGTGATAAGTCTAAAACAACATTTCAGCCAGGAAAACAAATCTTATTTGGTGTAGCGCAAGCACAGTCAAAAGCACTTGATCAAAACATTAATTTAGAAGTGGTCATTGCGAATGATCTCAATTCTATAGACCAAGCCGAAAACGTAGCAAAAAAATTGGCTACGCTAGAGATTAAAGATAAAAATGGTAACTCAAGAAAGATTCTTGCAGTGATTGGGCACTACACTAATCCTGTTACTTGCAAGATTTTAGCACTTTATGAAAACGTGGGATTGCCCGTGATATCCGCAACTAGCACTTTAGAGGATTTTCGTAATAGATGTGGAGCTTCTAATGTCTTTAGAACTACTTCATCAACGGTAGTGGAAGCTAAATCTCTAGTAGGCTACTTGCGTTTAAGAAATATCGCTAATCCGAAAATAGCTATCTTTTTTAATGGCAAGGAAGACTACAGTAGAGATTTAGCATCTCAGTTCCAGTTGAATTTAGGAAAAAATAGTAATGTAGTAGTTAACGATAAATTATTTGACAGTAATTTTTCTGCAGTAGATGCTGTGAATAACGTCAGTAATGCTGATGTTTTCGTAATACTTCCGTCCGGAATAACCGAAAATTCTGATGCATTTAAGAATGCAATTAAATTATTAGAAGCCAGTCAAAATAATAATTTGCTTAAGTTGATTTTAGGTGCAAATACGCTTTCTTCTTCAGAAGAATATTTGAACGCACAACTTTTAGGAAAGCTAGCAGGAAAACTATTTATTGCGGTGGATTGGCATCCTAAATGTAGTAACAATGACTTTGTAGAAAATGTAAAAAACAAATGGGCGGGTGGAGAAGTTAATCAATTGACTGCCTCGTCATACGAAGCAGTTCAAGCCTTGGAAGAAGCTTTACAGAAACTACCATCTACGACAGCTATTACAAGGGAAAATCTACAACAACAGTTGCGGAATATCTCTTTAAATAGCGATGTATTTAAGAAAAAAACAATTAGCTTTGATGATCGTGGCGATCGCAACGAAATAAAGACCCGGATATTGACGACTCCTCAGGAGAATGGTCAGGGTTTTGAATTAGCTCCAGGCGAGACATGTCCGCAGAATTGAATGTCCCACAGCCAATTATTTTGCTAGAAGTACTGATTTTCCTAAAGATTGGCAAATAACATCATTTTGTGGTGTATGAATCCGGCTGCACAGAATGTCTCGGTAGTGTCGTTCTAAAGGATTCCTTTTTAATAAACCAGGATTACCAGTCAATTCTAAGGCAATTTCTACCGCTTTAATTCCGTTGGTTGTAGTTAAGTATTTAACAGTCTGTGCCTGTAATCCTACTGAACCTTCATACTCTCCCTTCTCAATGTCCTGCGCCAAGCCATAAATTAGTCTGCGGTTGGTAAATAGTAGTGCTTCTATCTCTCCCACTGCAGTTTGAAAGCGTGGTAGGGTTGCTAATGATCCTCCTAGATTAGAAGGTGTCCGCTCATTCAAATATTCAATCAGCCAGTTCCTAGCACTGGTAGCGACTCCTAGATATAAAGCACTGATTACCAAACTCCCCCAAGTGGAAAACAAGGGATCTAAAGGTGCTACATCTGATATGGGGCGGATATTCAGGGCGTATTCTTCAGGAATTAAGACATTTTCTAATATCAAATCATGGCTACCTGTAGCTCTCATCCCCAAATGATCCCAAGTTTCCACAATTCGCAACCCAGGCAAATCACGCGGCACAAGAAAACTACCAACTCGCGGTTCATCTTCAGTAGTTCTTGCCCAAACAACAAAATAGCGTAGGATGGGGCTGCCTGTCGTGTATTGTTTGTGTCCTGTAATCCGCCAGCCATCTGTTGTTCGTTCGGCAGTTGTGGCAGGTAATCCACCCCTAGCTGGTGTACCTAACTCTGGTTCTACACGGGCAGCATTCAGTAAGGCGATGCCTTCTATCGACTCACGACACAGCCGTTGATAAACATCTGGATGCCATCGACTGTTGCGTGCAGCATGGGTATGTTGGAGATAGTGCATTGTTAAGACTAGTGCAGTCGAAGCATCTCCACGCGCTACCCCCTCAATCACGCGGCAAATGCTATAAATTCCCAAACCCTGACCGCCAAATTCACGGGGAATAGTGAGGCTCAAAAGTCCTGCTTCATGAAGCGCGGTGAAATTCTCGAAGGGGAACGAACCTTCGCGATCGTGGATTGCTGCACGAGTAGCAAAGTCTTTGGCGATCGCTTCCACCCGCTCAAAAAGATTGGGGATAGTTTCAACGCTTTTGCTGACAACGGTTTTTGGCAATGCTTGTTCTAACTGTGACATAATTAACTCGGAATTTGATGGGTCAAAAGTCAAGGGTCAAGGGTGAACAATCAACGGTTGTTCTCTACATTCCCCATTCTGTCAATTGGTCTATATGAAAGCTGACGAGATACTCTTATAAGAATTAGGCGATCGCCACTACCTCAAGCGTAAATTTTCTATAGTTTTTGTGCTGCCGCTGCTAAATCTTCAACTGAGATATTTTGATGATCTTTCATCCTTATACCGTTTCTTTGTGAAGCTGCATATAATTCACCCCCCGGCTATCGCCGTCCCCCCTTACCAAGGCAGGGCTGTTTCGTTCCCTCTCAAACAGGATTTGTCAAGATGGTTAGCGATAAAAATCATAAGTATGGGTAACGATGAAACAGAATATTCAGCACATAAATAACAGTACGATTGTCTATTTTCTCGATACCCAGGTAGCAAAATCATCAATTTTATTTTGCTAGAACCCTTGATTTTTCAAGCTTCTTAGGGAATGAAACAGCCCTGCCTTACCAAGGGGGGACTACAGGGGGGTATTATTATGTGCATCTTCATACAGAATAGGTATTACTACTAAAAACTGCTGAGTTTAACGTAGTTAGTAATTGCGATTAATTATGACATAAATCACTGATGCAGAGCAAGCAATCTCATAGTCAGCTTGCTTCTTTAGACAATCTGTGGTAGCTTCAGTATCACATTAACTCCGGTAACTCGACCAAGTTACTGTAGTTTTGTGAGCAAAAAGTATTTCAGTGGATTTTAACGTAACTCAATCATGAGATATATGCAGCAGTAGCAACAGGTGCAATGCTCCTGATAATCAGTCATTTGCGCTACTGCTAGTTTAATGGCGAAGTGATGTCTATCAACAAAGCACTGGGTGCTTGAGTAAGTCGGCACAATACTTCGACAAGCTCAGTAACCTAAAAGCAAATTGTGTGAAGAAAAGTAAACAAGCCTCAAACCCTATTGCTTATACTTCGACTCCGCTCAGTACAAGTTGCTTATTACCTTATCCCAGCGACAATTATTTACGCCGAGTTACTTACACAACCTAATTGTAGGAGTTGAAGATTATGGTACAAACTTCCCTGGTTCGTAAAGGTAAACTTGCACAGCCACCAACCTTTACCTCCATTGAAGCAGAGAGACGCGATCGCCAAGAACGGTTAGCAGCTGCTTTAAGAGTGTTTGCCCGCTTCGGTTTTGCTCAAGGATTAGCAGGACATATCACCGCCCGCGATCCCGAACTCACCGATCACTTTTGGGTTAACCCCTTTGGCACACACTTCAGCCGTATCCGCGTTTCAGACCTGATATTGGTGAATAGTAAAGGCGACATTGTCCAAGGTGAAGGACCTCTAAATCAAGCAGCCTTCGCCATTCACTCTCAAATCCATGAAGCGCGCCCAGATGTCATAGCCGCAGCTCATGCCCATTCCTTTTATGGGAAGACTTGGTCAACGCTAGGCCGGTCACTTGACCCAATTACCCAAGATTCTGCGGTTTTCTACCAAGACCATGCTTTATTTGATGACTTCACAGGGATTGTATTAGAAACCAGTGAAGGAAAACGCATTGCCCAAGCATTAGACCAGAACAAAGCCGTCATCCTCCGCAACCACGGACTATTAACCGTGGGACATAGCGTAGACGAAGCCGCTTGGTGGTTCATTCGCTTAGAAGATGCAGCCCACTCCCAACTCCTAGCAGAAGCCGCAGGTAAACCCATCTTGATTGACCACGACATCGCCCTAGGCATTCAACAACGTGGTGGTACTCATGAAGCAGGCTGGCGGGGATTCCAGTATTTGTGGGATGACATCACCCGCGATCAACCCGATTTATTTGATTGAGGAGTAGGGGAAGCAGGGGGCAGGGGGCAGGGAGATGAGGGAGAAATAACTAATGCCCCATTCCCAATTCCCGATTCCCACACAAAAAATACAGGAGAATTAATCATGCCAGTTGAATTCATTGGGTTAATCCGGACAAAACCTGCTTCGGAGTTGAACACTGTACCGGGGACTCTGGGGGATGATATTATCGACCCCGCTTATGTGCGGGAGTTCGCCCAAGTTCATGAGAAAGGCGACTTTGACAAAGTACTGATTGGCTATAGTTCCAGTAGCCCCGATGGTTTTACCATTGCTACTCATGCGGCTGCATTCACCGAACGATTGAGCTTTTTGATTGCCCACCGACCAGGCTTTGTCGCCCCAACTTTAGCAGCCCGTAAAGCAGCTACCCTCGACCACTTTACTAATGGTCGGATTGCAGTCCATATTATCACTGGTGGCAGCGATGCAGACCAGCAAAAGGATGGCGACTGGCTGGATCATGATAGCCGCTATCGTCGCACTGATGAGTATCTAGAAATTGTTCGCCGCATCTGGACAAGTGATACTCCCTTCGATTATGAGGGAGAATTCTACCGTGTTAAGGATGCTTTCTCTGCCATCAAACCTCTGCAAAAGCCTCATATTCCCCTTTACTTCGGCGGTGCATCCGGCCCAGCCGTGCAGGTGGGAGCCAAACACAGTAACGTTTATGCTCTGTGGGGTGAGCCAATCGCTGCAGTTAAAGAACGAATTGCAGAAGTTAAAGCCGCTTTACCACGCGATCGCTCAATCCGTTTTAGTGTCTCCCTCAGACCTATCCTAGGAAACACAGAGGAACAAGCTTGGGAAAAAGCACACAACATTTTAGGGCGAATTCAGGAGCAACGAGGAGGCGTGAAAGTCGCTCCCGCCGCCAGACCACAGGCAGTAGGCGCACAGCGGTTACTAGACTTTGCAGCTAAGAGTGAGGTCTACGATAAGCGTCTATGGACACCGATCGCTGCAGCTACCGGCGCTCAAGGCAACACAACGGCTCTAGTTGGGACTCCTGAACAAGTTGCAGAAGCCCTCGTTGATTACTACGACGCAGGTGTGACTACCCTATTGATTCGTGGTTTTGATCCTTTACAAGATGCCATCGAATATGGGCGTGATGTCATTCCTCTGGTGCGTGCAGAAGTTGCAAAACGAGAGCGGCAAGTAGTCGGAGTAGCCAGTTAATCAATATGGTAATTGACATACTCCCCGCTCTAAAGAGACGGGGATTCTGGGGTCAGACAGCGATAGCAGGCACTGCCCGTCTTACATCACCTAACCCAACAGTCGATGCCCCGACTGCTTGAATATTACGCGCTGCGTTGTCGTCTCTCCCATTAATAGATTGGCACGAGGGACAACGCCACTCTCTCACAGAGAGAGCCAAGGTTTCCAAAACATACCCACAGCAAAAACAAGTCTTACTGCTCGGATACCACTGGTCAATGTAGATGACCATCTTGTTTTTCTTCTTGGCAACCCATTCCAGGATTTTCAAAAACTCACCAAACGCCAAATCAGATATTTTCCGTCCCCAAAGACGTTGCATTCCCTTGAGGTTCAACGTTTCAAAGCAGAGAATATCAAACTTGTCCGTAAGTTCATGCGCTAATTTCCAGAACCAATCACGTCGTTGATTGGTCACGTTTTCGTGCTTTCTGGCTAAATTTTTCCTGGCACCTTCCCTATTAGAAGAACCTTTAATCTTTTTGGAATGTTGCCTATTCGCTCTTTTGATAGCATTGAGCGCTTGTTTGAGGAATTGAGGAGATTCAACCTTGGTTCCATCTGAGCAAGTGAGGAAGGTTTTTAACCCAAAGTCAAACCCCGCTATATTACCAGTCGTGAGATTGACCTCTGGAGTAGAACCACAATCGACCCTTCGGCTACGCTCAGGGTCGAGGCTGAGCGTAGCCGAAGCCTCGACAACCACGACCATGAACAACTCACCTATATTGGTGCGCTTAATGGTCAATGTTTTAACTGTTCCTTCTATCTCTCTAGATTTCCAAAATTGATAAACTCGATTTCCAATCTTGACGCTATTACCACCCAGAAACTTATACCCTGCTTGTTTTAGGGTGAAGGATTTGTACTTTCTAACTTTCTTAAACCCTGGCGGTCTAACTCCTCCTCTTACAAAGTTCCGAGCGGAGGCTTCCTCCGCTCGGACTTTGCGCTTTTTATTGTGCTTGAAAAACAGTTGATAGGCTTTATCAATGCGTTGACAAATATCTTGCACTGCTTGTGAACCTACTTGTTGCCAAAATGAATTACGTTTTCTCAATTTGGCAATGTGAGACTGAAGTTTAGCGCAACTCAAATACTTGCCAAACATCCGATAATAGCGGCGATGTAGGGCAATGCAATGGTTATAAATCATCCCAGCAGCATTGATTGTGCGTTTGAGATGTCTATTCCGTTTGTGTTGATAGAGCTTAAACTTCAGTGTTTTCATGTAGATATTATACTATCATTGTTGTAGATAGTCAACAAACATCTACAATGAAAACTACATATAATCATTACAATCACGCTATTGGACTGGCCACTGTTCACTTAGTCTGGATACCATGCAGACGTAGAAGGATATTTACTAATAATGAATCCTTAAAATTGCGATGCATTGAGGTGTTTCAATCAGTTGCCAATGACAAAAAATGGATTATCAAGGCTATAGAAGTTGCGCCTGACCATATCCATTTATTAGTTGAATATGACCCACACCATTCAATTTCTCAAGTGGTTAAAGCGTTTAAAGGTAGGTCGTCCAGATTCTTGCGACAAGAATATCCAGAACTCTTGAAGCTTCCTAGTCTGTGGACACACTCATACATGTTTGACACAACTGGGAAGATTAGTACTCAAAAAGTTTTAGAGTATATCAACGACCCACATCACGGATGAATAAATTCATCCTGTTCGCTTATATCCCCCGAATAGAATTCGGGGGCTTTACGCTTCACTATCGTAACTCGGTGTAAATAATTGTCGCTAGGATAAGGCAATAGGCAATTGGTAGAAGGGTCTTAGCCTTGTTTACTTTTCTTCACATAGTTTGCTTTTATTGTGCCGACTTACTTACTAAAGAGATTTCCTCCAATAGAAATTACCATGCGATCGTCAATGAACCGTAGGGGCAAACGGTTGTTTGCTCTCTAATTAGACATCTCCTTGACACCTATGAGCATTGCTACGTCTCTACAAGGGTTTAGGACTTACGCACTGTACAAATTAATTATTGTATGCATTAACCAAAATTAGAAATTTCCGGCTTTGATCAATCATGACTTTGATGGTAAACAGATCCGCGCTATGGAGGATTTAGCAGTGCTAACCCCTACGAAAGACGTGTTTTGTTTATCACGCATATTTTGCATTTCCTGTCAATGCGTAAGTCCTATCTATGTCTATTGGTAAGATTATTTTTAGAAATTACCTAAGATAAGCGATCGCTTCTTCTCGGTGTCCGAGAAGTTTTAGCAAAATGAAGTATCTAACTAGGTTTTTGAGTGCTATGGCTGTTAGTGCTGGTGTGTGGTCATTACCTCACGCAGTAGCTGATGCAGTTACTTTAAGGGATGGTACAGTTAGCTTTGTGCAACCACCACGTTTAGTTAGCGCCACAACACCATACAACAATACAAATACGTGGGATACAACATATTATTTCACCCTGGAATTACCCGCCACTGCTGGGGAACCACTCCAACGGGTTAGCTTTAACCAAATACAGGGGGTTGAAGAAATTGAATTCAATCAGAAAACTACTTTTGCTTTTGAGGGGACACGGGGTAGGGAGGGCGCAAACATAGCAATTAATGGCGAGAAAAACAGCGATCGCCAAAAACGGACTTTCACAATCACCTTTGACCCACCGGTGACACCAGGGCGGACTGTAACTGTTGGTCTCAAAACTTTCCGCAATCCCAGCTTTGACGGCGTTTATTTAATTGGTGTCACAGCGTTCCCCTCTGGACAGAAAACTGCTGGTCAATTTCTCGGTATCGGTCGCTTACATTTCTACTCGTCCCAGAGACACCATCTCTTTTGATTTCTAAAGTAGGTGTATACAAATATTTCTACTAATGCCGTATTCCTACAAGGCATCTATGGCTGGAATTGTGACGATTATTAATGTCAATAAATCTTAATTGCCCCTTGTTTTTTAACTAAATCTGTGCGAATCTCATAACTACATACTACAGTAATCCGACTGATTTACCGTAGTTTCGATACTGACATTGTCCAATCAACTCAAAATTTCACACCGTAAGCAAACTTTTAGCATCTATTAAAAGGGTTCTCGAAAGCTATGTCTGAGCCACGCTACGGGATATGGATTCCAGTTTACGGCAACTGCGGCGCGATGAATCACCCTCTAGAGCCTCGTGATGCTAGCTACTCACGAGCAAAGAATCTGATCCAGTTAGCTGAACAGTGTGGGTTCACTACAACTTTAATCGCAGAACACATCATCAATCCTAGAAACCAAGAATTAGATCAGTTGGAAACTTGGACAGCAGCAGCAGCGCTGGCTGAAGCAACCAACTCAATTGAGATTATTGCCGCTGTTAAACCTTTGCTTTTTCATCCAGCAGTCTTAGCAAAGATGGCACTAGGCATTGATGCTATCAGTGGCGGGCGTTTTGCCATCAACTTAGTGAGTGCTTGGTTTAAGCCAGAAATGGAAAAAGCCGGAATTGCTTTTCCTCCTCACGATCAGCGCTATCAATATTCCCAAGAGTGGATCAAAGTAGTCAAAGCCCTGTGGAGTGGTGAAAGGGTGAACTTTCAAGGAAAGTATTTTCAGATCAATGACTTGAGTTTCCTTCCACAATCCATAGCATATCCGCATCCACGTGTGTATTTGGGGGGTGAGTCAGAGCCAGCGCAAGCGCTAGCAGCACAAGCAGCAGATGTGTTTTTTCTGAATGGTCGTCCTTTAGAAGTGGTGCAACAGGCGATCGCCCAATTTACTAAACAACCGCGTTCTCATCTTCAACCTTTAAAGTTTGCCATGTCAGCCTTTGTGATTGCGCGAGCTACCGATGAAGAAGCACAGGAAGAATTTGCCACATTGAAAGCATTGGTAGCGCAAGACGATCGCTCACAGTTACTCAAAGGCGTTGATTCTGAAGTTGTCATGTTTAAGAATATGGCGAAATACCCAGGCGTAGGTAGCAATGGCGGTACTGCTGCCGGCTTAGTTGGTAGTTATGACACTGTAGCCACGAAAATCGCCGAATTCAGCAGAGTGGGAATCAGTACATTTATGCTGCAATTTCAGCCATTCACAACTGAGATGCAGCGTTTCTCCGAGGAGATAATACCGCGAGTCCGGGCGTTAACAGTGGTCAGTGAACAGTTATCAGTAATCAGCGTTTAAGAGTTTCCATAGGCGATCGCTCCAACAAGAAAGAAGATGATATGCAGCAAATTCCTTCTGCTCAAGTAATAGCTAGAGTCGGCTTTTCCGGGACAGTAGATAGCTCCCAAATCTGAAAGTGCAACACATAGGAGAAATATAAATGACTGTAACCCTAACTCGTCCGGCTTGGACAACTAAATTAGAAGTTGAAATTTTCGACAAACTTCTAGATAAACACGCTCCCCATCTTCCTAAAAAGCGATCGCAAGACCCCAGACCACCGCAAACTGAAGAAGAAAAAGAGAATTTTATCCGCTTTCGGATTGCTGGTGCTGCCCATGATTTATTCATTGTGCAAGTTCTCGCTCGGGTAATTAACCAAGTTTCTGACCCAGAATTACAGCTGTTTTTAAGCAGACAGCTAGGTGATGATGGTGCCCATGCCGAAAATACCCGGCGGCGAGTGCAAGCATTATCTGGACGCGACCCCATTGAAGATATCCAACAGCAAGTAGACAAACATTGGGAATATCAAGGAGACTTACCCATTCGTAACTGGCAAGGCTTTTTGTCCTTTGAATTGCACTACGAACTGCATATAGTTTCTTTGTTATTACTCAACAGCCGTACCAGTAAAATTAATGACCCCGAATCAGGAAAGTTTGCGGCGGAAGTTATCTTGCCAGATGAAGCAGTTCACCGTCTAGGAGTTGTGGATTGGTGGCAACGTAAATTTGACAAAGCCTCACCATCTGAAAAAGAGGATTTAGTCGCACAAGCCTTAGAAGCCGATGAAGAAGGTCAACGGCGACGCAATCAATATCTTAGGGATCATTGGCAATTGAGTCACAAAGCAATTGGGATTGAAATTGCTGATTTGCCCATAATTTATGATGCTTGGCGACGGGAAGTCCTTTCTTACTTCTTGGATATTCCCATTTCCAAACTGCCTAAATTAGTCAGTGTCAACGATTAATTGGGGAATAAGCAATAGGGATATAGATATTTTCCCTATGCCCAATTCTCAGTTCCCTAAATTTATCTGTGGGATCAATCCAAAATCTAAAATCCAAAATCCAAAATTGTATGACTGCAGCAACTCTAACTCGTAATTGGACTGTAGAATTTGAAAATGAAAATCTGGAAAAACTGATTAGTAAACACGCGCCTCATGTACCTCTGGTTCGTGAACACGCTAGTCGCCCTCCAGAAACCGAAGAAGAAAAAGAAGGTTTTTATCAATATTGGGCGGCTACAGGTGGTCATGACCTGTCAATCGTACAAGCTGCGAGTAAAGCGATCGCCTTAATTCCTGACCCAGATTTGCATTTAATATTGAGCAGACAAATTGGTGATGATGGTGCCCATGCGATCGCCTTTAGGGAACGTGTGATTGCCCACACCGGACGCGATCCCGTTAAAGATATTGAAAGAGAAGCTAAACGCCATTGGGAATTTCTAGGAGATGTACCCTATCGCAACTGGCTAGGTTTCATCGCTTGGGAACTGCACTATGAACACCATATTTTGCCCCAAGTTTGGTTTAATAAACTGACATCACAAATTGGTGATGCAGTATTAGCTCAACAAAGTAATGAACGATTCAGCGATGATGAAGCAGTTCATCGCATCACGATCGCTAATTGGTGGCGCAAAAAATTTGAGCAAGCTTCGTCTAGCGAAAAATCCGAACTCGCCGCCCAGTTGTTAGAACTTGATGAAGAAATTCAACAACGACGCGCTCCTTACATTAAACAGCGTTGGCAAGATGCCGAAAACTTTAATGGAGCAAATACCAAGGGTATTGAGCCAGTTTATGATGCTTGGCGAAAACAGGTACTTTCTTACTTATTAGATATCCCCAATCCACAGATTACTTCTATTAGTCAATAAACTCTTTACTACTAGTCTGTCCCATTAATTTTATGGGGCTGTGAGATCCCCGACTTCTACCCTGCGGGAAGCCACCCCACGCGTGTCTATAAGAAGTCGGGGATATGAACACCACGAACCTCTCAAAAAGTTTTGGGACAGACCACTAGTAATCTGTCTCATAAATTTTAGCGAGTTCTTAAAAAACAAGGACTTTAGTCCTTAGTAAAAACATTTTTGTCGATTAATAACAAGGGCAATAACTATTAGTTATATAGGACTCCTATTTGATTTTTGAACTATACGTAGGGGAGCCACCCTCGTGCGCGGGTTTCCCGCGTTGAGAGGAGTGGCGTTGGGCAATGCCCACCCTACCAATACTTAAATATGTTCAAAAATTAAACCGGATTCCTATATTAGCTAGGAATTGTGGGAACAACCACGATTATATAAATCTTTATTCCCTCGTTACATTATATTTATTCGTCAGAGTATTTCGCCAATTCTCAATAATTTTTGACCGTGGCAAAATATCGGCATTAAGCATAAGGAGTCACTGATGTTCAATCAACTTGTAGATAGGTTGTTAGTCTGGATATATCAGAGAAGTTTGCTGAAGTTTTTTAAACAACCGGGGATTAAAGATTTTGCTTTATTATTTGTAATTGGTATAGGCTTGAGTGTAGCGATCGCATCTTGCACACCTAGTAATTCTGCAACTAACTCTGCTGATGCTGTCAAAGCACCGCAACAGGTATCTCAAAAGAGCGAATTAAAAGTGCTGAAAATGGCTAACCAAAAAGGCATGGCACTTTTAAATATTCTCAAAGCTCAAGGTAGTTTAGAAAAACGCTTACAACCCCAAGGTATTTCTGTGACATGGAATGAATTTTCTTCCACAGCACCCCTACTTGAGGGAATGGGTGTAGGTAGCGTTGTCTTTGGCGGTGGCGGTGGAACTGGTAGCGTATTTGCTCAAGCAGGTGATAAACCCTTCGTGCGAGTGGCTGCAAGTACAAGTAGTACACGCAGTTCCGCCATCTTAGTTTTGGAAAAATCACCCATCAAAACCCTGGCTGATCTCAAAGGGAAAAAGGTTGGCTTTGCTAAAGGTGCAAGTTCCCAATACATGATAGTCAAGGCGTTGGAAAAAGTAGGTTTGAAATACAGC contains these protein-coding regions:
- a CDS encoding DUF2808 domain-containing protein produces the protein MKYLTRFLSAMAVSAGVWSLPHAVADAVTLRDGTVSFVQPPRLVSATTPYNNTNTWDTTYYFTLELPATAGEPLQRVSFNQIQGVEEIEFNQKTTFAFEGTRGREGANIAINGEKNSDRQKRTFTITFDPPVTPGRTVTVGLKTFRNPSFDGVYLIGVTAFPSGQKTAGQFLGIGRLHFYSSQRHHLF
- a CDS encoding LLM class flavin-dependent oxidoreductase is translated as MSEPRYGIWIPVYGNCGAMNHPLEPRDASYSRAKNLIQLAEQCGFTTTLIAEHIINPRNQELDQLETWTAAAALAEATNSIEIIAAVKPLLFHPAVLAKMALGIDAISGGRFAINLVSAWFKPEMEKAGIAFPPHDQRYQYSQEWIKVVKALWSGERVNFQGKYFQINDLSFLPQSIAYPHPRVYLGGESEPAQALAAQAADVFFLNGRPLEVVQQAIAQFTKQPRSHLQPLKFAMSAFVIARATDEEAQEEFATLKALVAQDDRSQLLKGVDSEVVMFKNMAKYPGVGSNGGTAAGLVGSYDTVATKIAEFSRVGISTFMLQFQPFTTEMQRFSEEIIPRVRALTVVSEQLSVISV
- a CDS encoding aliphatic sulfonate ABC transporter substrate-binding protein, which produces MFNQLVDRLLVWIYQRSLLKFFKQPGIKDFALLFVIGIGLSVAIASCTPSNSATNSADAVKAPQQVSQKSELKVLKMANQKGMALLNILKAQGSLEKRLQPQGISVTWNEFSSTAPLLEGMGVGSVVFGGGGGTGSVFAQAGDKPFVRVAASTSSTRSSAILVLEKSPIKTLADLKGKKVGFAKGASSQYMIVKALEKVGLKYSDIQPVFLPPADALPAFERGDFDAWVIWDPYTAEAERKLKTRLLADNTTVFGDKAPTESPAFYYASPDFVRDHPEIVKIILEELQKAGDWARNNNKDSAKLLSELYKVDLKTMEIVEERGGERKVLPINNEVLSGLQHMADTFTELKVIPKKIDVKDKNYNWITDQKSSSSK